In one window of Bacteriovorax sp. BAL6_X DNA:
- a CDS encoding ParB/RepB/Spo0J family partition protein: MAKDFAPRVSKRKRKTIDLTEGLDSKVVERLSGDRLLQGAKLDEVFLKEIVVKEQVRTKFNDGSLKELSENIKQNGLIQPLVLHKDKLGRLVLICGERRYRAMTLINKEKCPCFILDKKSEQELMAIQFSENSSREALHYIDKADGILNYQKATKASERKIQAALGISKSEVHRSLMIAKMGKKIKEAAKAFNIEKYVLLELDALEKGALKTKLTKMLYKGELTKRAELKKAIKDGGVLKAGKVKKAPKVPKGLTANAFIKTLKSQAKTKKLDKETQALLNQLLKETQNIVDM, from the coding sequence ATGGCAAAAGACTTTGCTCCAAGAGTTTCTAAAAGAAAAAGAAAGACAATCGATCTAACTGAAGGTCTCGATAGTAAAGTAGTTGAAAGACTATCTGGTGATCGCCTTTTACAAGGGGCGAAGCTTGATGAGGTTTTTCTAAAAGAAATCGTTGTTAAGGAACAGGTAAGAACTAAGTTTAATGATGGTTCTTTAAAAGAGCTTTCAGAAAATATTAAGCAAAACGGTCTGATTCAACCGCTTGTTCTTCATAAAGATAAGCTTGGTAGACTTGTTCTTATTTGTGGTGAGAGACGCTATCGTGCCATGACACTTATTAATAAAGAGAAGTGTCCTTGTTTCATTCTTGATAAGAAGTCTGAGCAAGAATTAATGGCAATTCAATTCTCTGAAAACTCTTCAAGGGAAGCACTTCACTACATTGATAAAGCTGATGGTATTCTTAATTACCAAAAAGCGACAAAAGCTAGTGAAAGAAAAATCCAAGCTGCTCTCGGTATTTCAAAATCGGAAGTACACCGTTCTCTCATGATTGCTAAAATGGGCAAGAAGATTAAGGAAGCGGCTAAAGCATTTAACATTGAAAAATACGTTCTTCTTGAGCTTGATGCTCTTGAGAAAGGTGCTCTTAAAACTAAGCTGACTAAGATGCTTTATAAAGGTGAACTTACTAAGAGAGCTGAACTTAAGAAGGCCATTAAAGACGGTGGTGTTCTAAAAGCTGGTAAAGTTAAAAAGGCACCTAAAGTTCCTAAGGGACTAACAGCAAATGCTTTTATTAAAACACTTAAGTCACAGGCAAAGACGAAAAAACTTGATAAAGAGACACAGGCCCTTCTTAATCAACTTCTAAAAGAAACTCAAAATATCGTCGATATGTAA
- a CDS encoding LexA family transcriptional regulator — MEKKIRAKLPIANCGLFGISEDHIQNYQSLDDRFVQNRSATFFFEAQGDSMEPLIMPGDVLVIDRSLEVRSGRVAVVYLDGEFLCKRFIRQNGEVILRSHNPLHRDITISEEMDFLVWGPIVAVARDMKEL, encoded by the coding sequence ATGGAAAAGAAAATTAGAGCAAAACTACCGATTGCAAATTGTGGACTCTTTGGAATCAGTGAGGATCACATACAAAATTATCAATCTTTAGATGATCGTTTTGTACAGAATCGTTCTGCGACATTTTTCTTTGAAGCACAAGGTGACTCGATGGAGCCATTGATTATGCCCGGTGACGTCCTGGTTATCGATCGATCTTTAGAAGTAAGGAGTGGTCGAGTTGCCGTGGTTTATCTGGACGGAGAGTTCTTGTGCAAGAGATTCATTAGACAAAATGGAGAAGTCATTTTGCGCTCACACAATCCTCTGCACCGAGACATTACCATCTCTGAGGAGATGGACTTCTTGGTGTGGGGGCCAATTGTGGCCGTGGCCCGTGACATGAAAGAACTATGA
- a CDS encoding ParA family protein, with the protein MEVITVANNKGGVGKTMQCYQLATHLANKGNKVLVIDLDSQANLSSTFNLQIHRTLIPEWLIGDVTIEDVMVPSEGKGKLHKNITVIPSSRHMANLSKLLILSEGEIRKEAGRKERLMRLRLEQAQGMFDYVVIDTPPMLGDELIMALVASNKILIPTQAQDYSIDGLEELMDTFEIIKETENPALEFSIIPSMVNTRRKIERQRLEELAQSFNITPPIRNLVQMQESISLRRPICKMGKKSRGRGDYTALWESLNL; encoded by the coding sequence ATGGAAGTTATTACGGTTGCAAATAACAAGGGTGGTGTTGGGAAAACAATGCAGTGCTACCAATTAGCGACACACTTAGCTAATAAAGGGAACAAAGTACTTGTTATTGACCTAGATTCACAGGCCAATCTAAGTTCAACTTTTAATCTACAAATTCACAGAACTCTTATTCCTGAGTGGTTAATCGGTGACGTTACAATTGAAGACGTTATGGTTCCGTCAGAAGGTAAGGGAAAATTACATAAGAATATCACTGTAATTCCATCAAGCCGTCATATGGCCAATCTTTCTAAACTGCTAATCCTTTCAGAGGGTGAGATTAGAAAAGAAGCTGGTCGCAAGGAAAGACTGATGAGGCTTAGACTTGAGCAAGCACAAGGAATGTTTGATTACGTTGTAATTGATACTCCTCCAATGCTTGGTGATGAACTTATTATGGCACTAGTTGCTTCTAATAAGATTCTTATTCCAACTCAGGCTCAAGATTACTCAATTGATGGCCTAGAAGAGTTAATGGATACTTTTGAAATTATCAAAGAAACAGAAAATCCAGCTCTTGAATTCTCAATTATTCCATCAATGGTAAATACAAGAAGAAAAATTGAAAGACAAAGGCTTGAAGAGCTTGCTCAGTCATTCAATATTACGCCACCAATTAGAAATCTTGTTCAAATGCAAGAATCAATTTCATTAAGAAGGCCTATCTGTAAGATGGGGAAGAAATCTCGTGGTCGCGGTGATTACACGGCACTTTGGGAATCATTAAATCTATAA
- a CDS encoding rhodanese-like domain-containing protein, which translates to MINFMEVGELKDLMDKNTDLILVDCREQDEWDAGHIDGAIFIPLSDFANQFGSHLSDKSKKIVVQCRSGKRSLTACQFLLEEGFEDLYNLEGGILAWGESAYPIK; encoded by the coding sequence ATGATTAACTTTATGGAAGTTGGTGAATTAAAAGATTTAATGGACAAGAATACGGACCTAATCTTAGTAGATTGTCGCGAACAAGATGAGTGGGATGCTGGCCATATTGATGGTGCAATCTTTATTCCTCTATCTGATTTCGCAAATCAATTTGGAAGTCACCTATCTGATAAGTCAAAAAAGATCGTTGTTCAGTGCCGTAGTGGAAAGAGAAGCTTAACAGCATGTCAATTTCTACTAGAGGAAGGTTTTGAAGACCTATACAACCTTGAAGGTGGAATCCTTGCTTGGGGCGAAAGCGCTTACCCAATCAAATAA
- a CDS encoding Glu/Leu/Phe/Val dehydrogenase, producing the protein MSNLLDNPLYQDAIAQLEESSAIMGLDPNVADRLKHPKRALQVAVPIRLDDGTVKTFQGFRVQHNMTLGPGKGGVRFHPGVDLAETAALAMLMTFKCALVGLPLGGAKGGICVDPTKLSRQELQGLTRRYTTEINMIIGPTIDIPAPDIGTDGQTMAWMLDTYSQLKGYTVPGVVTGKPITVGGSLGRSEATGKGVAFCVNFAAKKLGMNIDTNTTVAIHGWGKVAVPAAQDLSAQGAKIVSVSDVSGAIYDPNGLDIEKAVNWAKNGGLLADMEGVEKISNEELFALDVDILIPAAIDGVITEKNANNVKAKIIAEGANGPLNKAAIDIVTKNGSFLVPDILCNAGGVIVSYFEWVQGLQNFFWDLSEINKKLHDILKDAFENVYEAHQKYEIDMKKAAFVAALRRLERAMRLRGLFPG; encoded by the coding sequence ATGAGCAATCTTCTAGATAATCCACTATACCAGGATGCCATTGCGCAATTAGAAGAATCTTCAGCGATTATGGGACTAGACCCAAACGTTGCTGACAGACTTAAACACCCAAAAAGAGCACTTCAAGTTGCAGTTCCTATTCGTCTAGACGACGGTACTGTTAAGACTTTTCAAGGATTCAGAGTTCAGCACAATATGACTCTTGGGCCTGGGAAAGGTGGGGTACGTTTTCACCCAGGTGTAGACCTAGCTGAAACAGCAGCTCTTGCGATGCTTATGACTTTTAAATGTGCCCTTGTTGGTCTACCTCTTGGTGGAGCAAAAGGTGGGATCTGTGTTGATCCAACAAAACTTTCTCGCCAAGAACTTCAGGGCTTAACGAGAAGATACACAACTGAAATCAATATGATTATCGGTCCAACGATTGATATCCCTGCTCCAGATATTGGAACTGACGGACAAACAATGGCCTGGATGCTTGATACATACTCACAGTTAAAAGGTTATACTGTTCCAGGTGTTGTTACAGGTAAGCCAATTACTGTTGGTGGTTCTCTTGGACGTAGTGAAGCTACAGGTAAAGGTGTTGCATTCTGTGTAAACTTTGCTGCAAAGAAACTTGGAATGAATATCGATACAAATACAACTGTTGCAATTCACGGTTGGGGTAAAGTTGCTGTTCCTGCTGCTCAGGACCTTAGCGCTCAAGGTGCGAAGATCGTTTCTGTATCTGACGTTTCAGGTGCAATCTATGATCCAAATGGTTTAGATATTGAAAAAGCAGTTAATTGGGCCAAAAATGGTGGACTCCTTGCTGACATGGAAGGTGTAGAAAAGATTTCTAACGAAGAACTTTTTGCTCTTGACGTTGATATCCTAATCCCAGCTGCAATTGATGGTGTAATTACAGAAAAGAACGCTAACAATGTAAAAGCTAAGATCATTGCAGAAGGTGCAAACGGTCCACTTAATAAAGCAGCAATTGATATTGTTACTAAGAATGGTTCATTCCTAGTTCCAGATATTCTTTGTAACGCTGGTGGTGTTATCGTTTCTTACTTTGAGTGGGTACAAGGTCTACAGAATTTCTTCTGGGATCTTTCTGAGATCAACAAGAAACTTCACGACATCCTGAAAGATGCTTTCGAGAATGTTTACGAAGCTCACCAGAAATATGAAATCGATATGAAGAAGGCCGCTTTCGTTGCAGCTCTAAGAAGACTAGAAAGAGCAATGAGACTTAGAGGTCTATTCCCAGGTTAA
- a CDS encoding Y-family DNA polymerase: MEKVYALVDCNSFFCSCERLFRPGLRNKPVGVLSNNDGCFVSRTPELKALGVKMGDPYFKVRRLCESHNVHVFSSNFSLYTNISDRVMHVLATFAPSIEIYSVDEAFIDLTGVSGDLNEYCQRIRRTVFQWTGIPVSIGVAPTKTLAKVANHIGKKSQKAQGVVCILNEKLQDVALERTPIEDVWGVGRKNSIKLKSIGVKTAYDFKKFKNTHVIQKLLTKLGRMTQDELRGIACFELEEAQPKKKEILCSRSFSSGVVDLKSLRESVANYVTNASEKMRNQQSLCSTIEVFCLSDPHKVDQTPYYARDKVKLLGPTSDTRKIIKYAWAALDDLFRMGVCFKKAGVKLGEFSDSEIVQQSLFEELDDPRSVRLMEVIDRINKREGSGMVRSMACGVDNQAWKMRREMVSQRFVTGWGQLPKCS; this comes from the coding sequence ATGGAAAAAGTGTATGCACTGGTGGATTGTAATTCCTTCTTTTGTTCATGTGAAAGATTATTTCGACCTGGATTAAGAAATAAACCTGTTGGTGTCTTATCAAATAATGATGGGTGCTTCGTTTCTCGTACTCCTGAACTTAAGGCGTTGGGAGTAAAAATGGGGGACCCGTACTTTAAAGTAAGGAGGCTTTGTGAGTCACACAATGTTCATGTTTTTTCTTCTAATTTTTCTCTGTATACAAATATCAGTGATCGGGTAATGCACGTTCTTGCAACCTTTGCTCCATCAATTGAAATTTACTCTGTTGATGAAGCCTTTATTGATTTAACTGGAGTAAGCGGAGACTTAAACGAATACTGTCAGCGTATTCGCCGAACTGTCTTTCAGTGGACAGGCATTCCCGTTAGTATTGGTGTTGCACCAACCAAGACTCTTGCGAAGGTGGCCAATCATATTGGGAAGAAGTCACAGAAGGCCCAAGGTGTTGTTTGTATTTTAAATGAGAAATTGCAGGATGTTGCTCTTGAGCGCACACCAATTGAAGACGTTTGGGGAGTTGGAAGAAAGAATAGTATTAAGCTTAAAAGTATTGGCGTGAAAACAGCATACGACTTTAAGAAGTTTAAAAATACTCATGTCATTCAAAAGCTTCTAACAAAGTTAGGGCGCATGACACAAGATGAATTACGAGGAATAGCTTGCTTTGAGTTAGAAGAGGCACAGCCTAAGAAGAAGGAAATTCTTTGTTCTCGAAGTTTTAGCTCAGGTGTTGTGGACTTAAAAAGTTTAAGAGAGTCAGTGGCCAATTATGTCACAAATGCTAGTGAGAAGATGCGTAACCAGCAAAGCCTATGCTCAACAATTGAAGTGTTTTGCCTAAGTGATCCGCATAAAGTTGACCAAACTCCATACTACGCAAGAGATAAGGTGAAACTCCTTGGCCCAACAAGTGATACAAGAAAAATTATTAAATACGCATGGGCGGCGCTTGATGATCTCTTTCGTATGGGAGTCTGTTTTAAAAAGGCCGGGGTTAAGTTGGGAGAGTTCTCTGACTCTGAAATTGTGCAACAAAGCCTTTTTGAGGAGTTGGATGACCCTCGAAGTGTGAGGCTTATGGAAGTTATTGATAGGATTAACAAACGTGAGGGAAGTGGCATGGTTAGATCCATGGCCTGTGGAGTCGATAATCAAGCTTGGAAAATGAGGCGAGAGATGGTCTCGCAAAGATTTGTGACAGGCTGGGGCCAGTTACCAAAATGTTCATAA